The DNA region GACGATCGATGGCGGGGACGGGAGAGCATCAATCGGGACACCGGTGGCAGGTGTCCCAGGCGCTGGCTGATCTCCCGGGCCGCGGTGCAGAGATCGCGCGCCACCGTCGGGATTCCCCGCCGGGGGAGTTGGGCGGCCGGAAAGCTGATGCCGATGGCGGCCAGTGCCGTGCCGCCACTGCCCAGGACAGGCGCCGCCACTCCCCGAACGCCCTCGACGGACTCTTCCAGGTTGACCGCATAGCCCAGGGCCGAGACCATCGCGAGCTCACGCCGAAAGCGCGCGACGTCTGTGAGGTGCGCCCCACCGCCCGGGCGGGCGGCGGCCTGCTCGATGAGGACGGCGGCCGCCGCGTCGGGCAAGAAGCCCAGGAGCACCTTCCCGGTCGAGCCGTAGGTGGCCGGCAGCCGCGCGCCGACCGGGAAGGATGTCCGCAACACCTCGGGACTGTGGATGCACTCGAGCGTCACCTGCTCCTCTCCATCGAGGACTCGAAGGACCACCGTGCCTCGGCTCCGCTCGCTCAGCTCGCCGAGCACCGGCACCGCGGCCGCGTGCAGCGACGTCGCACGGGCCACGCGGCTTCCGAGCTCGAACAGTCGCAGACCGAGCCGATA from Candidatus Methylomirabilota bacterium includes:
- a CDS encoding IclR family transcriptional regulator — its product is MPKQRRIARDGLDGLNAGLAVLETFGPRAELTLTDISSRLGLYKSRVFRILTTLKRRGFVEQPARGGPYRLGLRLFELGSRVARATSLHAAAVPVLGELSERSRGTVVLRVLDGEEQVTLECIHSPEVLRTSFPVGARLPATYGSTGKVLLGFLPDAAAAVLIEQAAARPGGGAHLTDVARFRRELAMVSALGYAVNLEESVEGVRGVAAPVLGSGGTALAAIGISFPAAQLPRRGIPTVARDLCTAAREISQRLGHLPPVSRLMLSRPRHRSSG